One Acyrthosiphon pisum isolate AL4f unplaced genomic scaffold, pea_aphid_22Mar2018_4r6ur Scaffold_21109;HRSCAF=23054, whole genome shotgun sequence DNA window includes the following coding sequences:
- the LOC115034804 gene encoding uncharacterized protein LOC115034804, whose product MDLSVFKSIKTVWDQRLCSWNRSHQGQKLPKQDLSRIICSIWAQLDTKIIENGFRKAGIYPFNRNAVDKSKFDPISLSRWEVSNTQENNQTTDDQTSTTEMYNDLVIYNEASTSTCIASNNNFNSNQASTSTEKNAETEILNNSKSFEELLLISMKQVAVEKTTRKQVTSGATVITSEEVINILKAKEQEKDKPKNNKKKKQSEEVVNEEEIQDVIDINLNQPNENLNISFVSGVSEISDLLNELEREEEDLAEEGYMFRTKNCVDDWVLIKYKLEGKSAKSLHYVGIIKEVFDGKHKIKFVKLKSENKHSTTFVYPIADDIDEVSESDIICSLPKPTIGRRGQLVFGITFSQYNLKK is encoded by the coding sequence ATGGACTTATcagtttttaaatcaattaaaacagTATGGGATCAACGATTATGTTCATGGAACCGAAGTCATCAAGGTCAAAAACTTCCCAAACAAGATCTCTCGAGAATTATATGCAGTATTTGGGCACAattagacacaaaaataatagaaaatgggTTTAGAAAAGCAGGGATTTATCCCTTTAACCGAAATGCAGTTGATAAATCTAAATTTGACCCTATAAGTCTAAGTAGGTGGGAAGTTAGTAACACCCAAGAAAATAACCAAACTACTGATGATCAAACTTCAACAACCGAAATGTATAATGACTTAGTTATCTATAATGAAGCTTCAACATCAACATGTATTGCCAGCAATAACAATTTCAACTCAAATCAAGCTTCAACGTCAACTGAAAAAAATGCAGaaacagaaatattaaataatagtaaatcgtTTGAGGAGCTATTATTGATTTCTATGAAGCAAGTTGCCGTAGAGAAAACTACCAGAAAGCAGGTAACTAGCGGAGCTACAGTTATTACTTCTGaagaagttataaatattttaaaagcaaaaGAACAAGAAAAGGACAAACCAAAAaacaacaagaaaaaaaaacagtctgAAGAAGTTGTAAATGAAGAAGAGATTCAAGACGTTATAGATATAAATTTGAATCAACCTaatgaaaacttaaatataagttTTGTCAGTGGAGTGTCTGAAATCAGtgatttattaaatgaattGGAAAGAGAAGAAGAGGATTTAGCAGAAGAAGGATATATGTTTCGCACAAAAAATTGTGTTGATGATtgggttttaattaaatataagctTGAAGGAAAATCTGCAAAATCAttacattatgtaggtattataaaagaAGTCTTTGATGgtaagcataaaataaaatttgtcaaacTGAAGTCTGAGAATAAACATTCTACTACTTTTGTATATCCTATTGCCGATGATATAGATGAAGTTTCAGAATCTGATATTATATGTAGTCTACCAAAACCAACAATTGGAAGAAGGGGTCAACTCGTTTTTGGAATCACTTTCAGTCAATATAATCTGAAAAAGTAA
- the LOC107883724 gene encoding uncharacterized protein LOC107883724: MIFVDYKQVYDSIIRKELWRTLAYLGIPKKLITLVQMCNADTYYSRIKCKNVSSHTFKIENGLRQGDVMSPVLFNLALERKIQEEVKRSMIEIMKAEESIGLRINTEKTKYMKMTRKVGTLTIDITIDNSQIEQIRDFKYLGVTLDKQNNTHGEINIRLAAANRGYFALANLFRSKLISKKNKRTTIY, from the exons ATGATCTTCGTCGACTACAAACAAGTATATGACAGCATTATACGAAAAGAACTATGGAGGACATTAGCATACTTGGGAATACCAAAAAAGTTAATCACACTGGTACAAATGTGCAACgcagatacctattatagcagGATAAAATGTAAGAATGTATCATCACAcacctttaaaattgaaaatggtcTACGCCAAGGGGATGTTATGTCACCGGTATTATTCAACCTCGCACTAGAAA GAAAAATACAAGAAGAAGTGAAAAGGAGCATGATAGAAATTATGAAAGCAGAGGAAAGTATCGGATTAAGAATTAACACAGAAAAAACGAAATACATGAAAATGACCAGAAAAGTAGGAACTTTAACTATAGATATAACTATAGATAACAGCCAAATAGAACAGATaagagattttaaatatttaggagtGACGTTAGACAAGCAAAATAACACACATGGAGAAATAAACATAAGACTGGCCGCAGCAAATAGAGGTTACTTTGCTCTAGCAAACCTATTtagatcaaaattaatatcgaaaaaaaacaaaagaacaaCTATATATTAG